A genomic window from Cotesia glomerata isolate CgM1 linkage group LG7, MPM_Cglom_v2.3, whole genome shotgun sequence includes:
- the LOC123268564 gene encoding uncharacterized protein LOC123268564 isoform X2, with product MRGLILPLLGLLALGCASKCPVQRMSPGREILCYTSTFDFKQLEDSICRCTTLVHQGHDLQDLTTTGLEDLRKSLVQLNPVLQFVISINDARGRLKTSADARQEAVARILRVLNKVDGVELNVTAGTKERLVHFVQGLKNEITRKTLKKRIILALPTKSEQLAKQFDIKELSKYVDLFAIPTHYLTDEVENYKTFHPSRLMGLFDLLNTDSLVDLVHGLGAAKRKILVSLPASGYKFTLKIKDLNTPRAPAEAISPVSINQEQLCRAISQGEWTIERDEDLTAPYAFSNNSWIAFEDKISAKIKGKYVLLRDLAGLAIRDLENDLKNDCGNTITENVYNSITENRRKSREAVLTSLEDDIYSPETSYPKNLKSSDYRISRIIDSKGQIQAVRENIQTEFSCPHQGYYVHPLSCNRFYRCVQFDQHVEQYSVFEFDCPAGLAFDETTDVCVWPGSLSKGSACPGSPEIAPSAPKRFECSKEGYFADPENCQWFFACMDLGGEKMLAYEFQCPYGLVFDESKLACEWPWLVPKCAGTNYEHKGFGGSGHPGYDGSHGDGGYGSKGHGGEGGHGGYDGKEHDGGYGDYDGKGYDDGYGGYDGNGHDGGYGGYDGKGHDGGYDNKGNNGGYGGKGHDGGYDGKGHDGGYDNKGNDGGYGGKGHDGGYDEKGHDGGYDGKEHDESHDGKGHDGKEHDGGYGGYDGKEHDGGYDGKGSDEGYGGKGHDGGYDNKGNDGSHGGNGEKGHDGNHDGKGYDGGNGEKGHAGGNDGKGHDGGYDDKGNEGGYGGYDESSQGGGGGDYGGYDYSGYGGKGIDGFYDGDSDYGEKDKGKEDGGHNESHNNGGSHGGKDIDHGSEMGKGHEGGHEESHGTKDMGHHYDGMENGHDGGKDSHGNDGHDMHGYDGSNDDKEKDAHPGKEDEYPKKPEDDYQEKDQDKESGHGYTTINSYSTNPDYPSVLFSGYSPSSGGYSTGADHSTQTGPYRPQYSTSGYTYSRPGYQTTKSNSYSTNYQKDTVHPGYSTYPQSPIYRGGTGFVTKSSHAPSVTIYQKEFTKPGSGTTSPGLFTPGKTFPGVLEEGSTIITRPSYRNEYYPNQAGGSFTQGATIKTQESSVTSGNQFYTNEAGFGSKIPTLTPVSSIPSTGNGYYSTGFATGNGYYTPDLKPKGYTSVTSTGNDYYTNEASKSYSGNTYSNPGYTSVYTKSNINKQFKTTNYGNKAFTPIEASYPGNTYYTNQSGYNKTISGSSGTLFTPKMSVTATGNEFYPNQAGNPITNLEIPITTADDGTGYKTNEYYDNGGRGTIRYNNGLVTHKYTEEDIKDNGAIFPIYPTPDFGQTNTVSASSNGVYTRGGFTKIGPTKTGITTAQIGGTGSYVAQDLDIQKPRGKPDQIGANAFGTVPSKESAEGQDNSVSTVTPFFNVQVYNGPSVATASPAVANTYSYAKSTTPQYQENMYQYDKTSIAASAGKYSEPGRKYPTSSVGTVGYTSSPVIDYQTTVFEAARIPTVPKVKVDASFSTDAPPVPAGGYSNGNDGSLDINVSFQPTGSSFSAAEDNEVTKTGIGYEGSQDQTDFRGKVEDKESVSVESASYQSTASNEKNLRIPTFVISYTEEPDSKKTKGSRIEGHSYTGSTPNFDTKTTQPAKYPSKPSRPTVTPQINLKKPTSNYNRGIVKYTPADYDETRYSSGLSGTDSHPKTPDYDISENSFPTERNRYQSTNLPSISKSSSSFSGSGRFNSYTTNRPVTTYSNSNRKIELSKSDTVSKFSEVATTKTAVGKVIVKFSDLHPLLLGKLGAECTCKADPFAIKGNKPLLIDSSNGKVDLRNYDESDIYVDLDKSRSGDSYESYENYESQSSEVFSTKVTPVIAEFYHGRTKTPKIRVSTSGYLPASTTASSLRVSASDIESYSTRARSRSGKSIGTFRSTNSPSPSGSVTEPTNANDRASEDRIDYGEVGVLELNPEGKAECARPGLFRHPKLCNKFYACHWDNWKKKFTLHIFNCPIHLTFDNRAGACNWPTKGPACQDNNLLV from the exons ATGAGAGGCTTAATTCTGCCCTTGCTAGGGCTTCTCGCCCTTGGATGTGCTTCAA agTGTCCTGTCCAACGAATGTCTCCGGGCAGGGAGATCTTGTGCTACACCTCAACTTTCGATTTTAAGCAACTCGAGGATTCCATATGCAGGTGTACGACTCTTGTGCATCAAGGTCATGATCTTCAAGATCTTACGACTACTG gtcTTGAAGATCTTCGCAAGTCCTTGGTACAATTAAACCCAGTGCTCCAGTTTGTAATAAGTATAAACGATGCTCGAGGCAGACTAAAGACTTCGGCGGATGCACGTCAAGAAGCTGTCGCACGGATCTTGAgagttttaaataaa GTGGACGGCGTTGAGCTCAACGTAACTGCGGGAACCAAAGAGCGGTTAGTGCATTTCGTTCAAGGGCTGAAGAATGAAATTACCCGGAAGACGTTGaagaaaagaattattttggCTTTGCCGACTAAGTCCGAGCAGCTTGCCAAGCAGTTTGACATTAAGGAACTTTcaaa ATACGTCGACTTATTTGCCATTCCGACACACTATCTAACTGACGAGGTGGAAAATTACAAGACGTTCCATCCGTCCAGGCTGATGGGACTCTTCGACTTGTTAAATACCGACAGCCTGGTTGATCTTGTACACGGCCTTGGAGCCGCCAAGAGGAAAATTCTTGTTTCCTTACCAGCCAGCGGTTATAAGTTTACCCTCAAGATCAAGGACCTGAATACACCTCGAGCACCGGCTGAAGCAATCAGTCCCGTTTCTATCAATCAGGAGCAACTTTGTCGGGCTATCAGTCAGGGTGAATGGACCATTGAGAGAGACGAAGATCTCACAGCACCTTATGCGTTTTCAAATAATTCTTGGATCGCTTTTGAGGATAAAATTTCTGCTAAGATAAag ggAAAATATGTCTTACTCCGTGACTTGGCAGGCTTGGCCATAAGAGACCTCgaaaatgatttgaaaaatGATTGCGGAAATACCATCACTGAAAACGTTTACAATTCAATTACCGAAAATAGGCGAAAATCTCGAGAAGCTGTGTTAACTTCATTAGAAGATGATATTTAT agtcCAGAAACTTCATACCcgaaaaatttgaagtctTCTGACTACAGAATCTCAAGAATCATCGATAGCAAGGGACAAATTCAAGCTGTGCGAGAAAATATCCAAACGGAGTTTTCTTGCCCTCATCAAGGGTACTATGTACATCCGCTCAGTTGTAACAG ATTCTACCGATGTGTGCAATTCGATCAGCATGTTGAGCAGTATAGTGTCTTCGAATTCGACTGTCCTGCTGGCTTGGCCTTCGACGAAACTACGGATGTTTGTGTGTGGCCTGGTTCCCTTTCGAAAGGTTCAGCGTGTCCTGGTAGTCCTGAAATAGCGCCGTCGGCTCCTAAAAGGTTTGAGTGCTCGAAAGAAGGTTACTTTGCGGATCCCGAAAACTGCCAATGGTTTTTCGCTTGCATGGACTTgg GAGGAGAAAAAATGTTGGCGTACGAGTTTCAGTGTCCTTACGGATTAGTGTTCGATGAAAGTAAATTAGCTTGTGAATGGCCGTGGTTAGTTCCTAAATGTGCTGGTACAAATTATGAACACAAAGGATTTGGAGGTTCTGGACATCCTGGATATGATGGATCTCATGGAGACGGTGGTTATGGTAGTAAAGGTCATGGCGGTGAAGGTGGTCATGGAGGTTATGATGGCAAAGAACATGATGGAGGATATGGAGACTATGATGGCAAAGGATATGATGATGGTTATGGGGGCTATGATGGAAACGGGCATGATGGAGGTTATGGGGGCTATGATGGCAAAGGACATGATGGAGGTTATGATAACAAAGGAAATAATGGAGGTTATGGTGGAAAAGGACATGATGGAG GCTATGATGGAAAAGGACATGATGGAGGTTATGATAACAAAGGAAATGATGGAGGTTATGGTGGAAAAGGACATGATGGAGGTTATGATGAAAAAGGACATGATGGAGGCTATGATGGAAAAGAACATGATGAAAGTCATGATGGAAAAGGACATGATGGAAAAGAACATGATGGAGGTTATGGGGGCTATGATGGCAAAGAACATGATGGAGGCTATGATGGCAAAGGAAGTGATGAAGGTTATGGTGGAAAAGGACATGATGGAGGCTATGATAACAAAGGAAATGATGGAAGTCATGGAGGTAATGGTGAAAAAGGACATGACGGAAATCATGATGGCAAAGGATATGATGGAGGTAATGGTGAAAAAGGACATGCCGGAGGTAATGATGGCAAAGGACATGATGGAGGCTATGATGACAAAGGAAATGAAGGTGGTTACGGAGGCTATGATGAATCATCTCAAGGTGGAGGTGGTGGTGATTATGGCGGCTACGATTATTCTGGTTATGGTGGAAAAGGAATTGATGGATTTTATGACGGTGATAGTGATTACGGTGAAAAAGACAAAGGAAAAGAAGATGGAGGACATAATGAATCACATAATAACGGCGGATCTCATGGCGGTAAAGATATCGACCATGGCTCTGAAATGGGAAAAGGACATGAGGGTGGTCACGAAGAATCTCATGGGACCAAAGATATGGGTCATCACTACGATGGAATGGAAAATGGGCACGATGGAGGCAAAGATAGCCACGGAAATGATGGTCACGACATGCATGGTTACGATGGATCTAATGACGACAAAGAAAAGGATGCTCATCCTGGAAAAGAAGATGAATACCCCAAAAAACCTGAAGATGATTATCAAGAAAAAGACCAAGACAAAGAAAGCGGGCACGGATACACGACTATCAACAGCTATTCGACGAATCCAGACTACCCTTCAGTATTATTCAGTGGATACTCTCCTTCTTCCGGAGGCTACTCAACTGGTGCTGACCACTCAACTCAAACTGGTCCATACAGACCTCAATACTCCACTTCTGGGTACACTTATTCTCGCCCTGGATACCAAACTACAAAATCAAACTCATACTCTACCAACTACCAGAAAGACACTGTCCATCCTGGCTACTCAACGTATCCTCAAAGCCCAATATACCGCGGAGGTACAGGATTTGTCACTAAAAGCTCTCACGCTCCTTCAGTCACCATCTACCAAAAAGAATTCACCAAACCTGGCTCTGGAACAACTTCTCCAGGCCTGTTTACTCCTGGTAAAACCTTCCCTGGAGTCCTAGAAGAAGGCAGCACAATAATCACCCGCCCCTCTTATAGAAACGAGTATTACCCTAACCAAGCCGGAGGATCCTTCACACAAGGCGCCACTATTAAAACGCAAGAATCATCCGTAACTTCAGGCAACCAATTCTACACGAACGAGGCTGGATTTGGATCTAAGATACCTACTCTTACTCCAGTCTCATCGATACCTTCTACTGGAAATGGGTATTACTCTACCGGATTTGCTACTGGAAATGGATACTACACTCCAGACTTAAAACCTAAGGGATACACATCAGTAACTTCCACTGGAAACGATTATTACACAAACGAGGCCAGCAAATCGTACAGCGGAAACACTTACTCAAATCCAGGGTATACTTCTGTCTACACTAAAAGTAacataaataaacaattcaaGACAACAAATTACGGAAATAAAGCTTTTACTCCCATAGAAGCGAGTTATCCAGGAAACACCTATTACACAAACCAATCAGGATACAATAAAACTATAAGTGGTTCCAGCGGAACCTTGTTTACTCCCAAAATGTCTGTAACGGCAACCGGTAACGAGTTCTACCCTAACCAGGCGGGTAACCCGATAACCAATCTAGAGATTCCAATAACCACTGCCGATGATGGCACCGGGTACAAGACAAATGAGTATTACGACAATGGCGGCCGCGGTACTATTCGCTACAATAACGGTCTTGTTACTCACAAATACACCGAGGAAGACATTAAAGATAATGGAGCTATTTTCCCAATCTATCCAACCCCCGATTTCGGGCAGACCAACACCGTTAGTGCCAGCTCCAACGGAGTCTACACTCGAGGAGGATTCACGAAGATAGGACCGACCAAAACGGGAATTACTACTGCTCAGATTGGAGGCACCGGAAGCTATGTAGCTCAAGATTTAGATATACAAAAACCGAGGGGCAAACCAGACCAGATTGGCGCTAACGCCTTCGGAACTGTTCCTTCTAAAGAATCCGCTGAAGGTCAGGATAATTCAGTGTCTACAGTAACTCCTTTCTTTAATGTGCAGGTGTACAATGGTCCGAGTGTTGCGACAGCTTCACCGGCGGTTGCTAATACGTACTCCTACGCGAAATCAACGACTCCCCAGTATCAGGAAAACATGTATCAGTATGATAAGACGTCTATTGCTGCCTCTGCTGGGAAATACAGCGAACCTGGGAGAAAGTATCCAACATCCAGTGTGGGAACGGTCGGTTATACCAGTTCCCCGGTTATCGATTATCAGACCACGGTATTCGAGGCCGCGAGAATTCCAACCGTTCCGAAAGTAAAAGTTGATGCTTCCTTTAGTACCGACGCTCCTCCAGTTCCAGCGGGTGGATATTCTAATGGTAACGATGGTTCCCTTGATATTAACGTGTCATTCCAACCGACTGGCTCCAGTTTTTCTGCAGCTGAAGACAATGAAGTTACGAAAACTGGAATTGGATACGAAGGATCTCAGGATCAGACTGATTTCAGAGGGAAAGTTGAGGACAAAGAATCTGTCAGTGTTGAGTCGGCTTCTTATCAATCCACTGCGAGCAATGAGaag AATCTCCGTATACCGACATTCGTGATATCTTACACCGAGGAGCCTGactccaaaaaaaccaaaGGATCGCGCATAGAAGGACACAGTTATACTGGGTCAACACCGAACTTCGACACCAAAACAACTCAGCCAGCTAAGTATCCATCAAAACCCTCGCGACCTACCGTCACACCTCAAatcaacctcaaaaaaccaaccTCTAATTACAACCGCGGTATCGTTAAGTACACGCCAGCTGACTACGATGAAACTAGATACTCTTCTGGCTTATCTGGCACAGATTCTCATCCAAAGACTCCAGACTACGATATATCTGAGAACAGTTTCCCTACTGAAAGAAACCGTTACCAGTCCACTAATCTTCCATCAATCAGTAAATCTTCTTCATCGTTTTCCGGATCAGGACGGTTTAATTCTTACACAACTAATCGGCCAGTGACAACCTACTCCAATAGCAACAGGAAAATCGAGCTATCGAAATCCGATACAGTTTCTAAATTCAGCGAAGTTGCTACGACCAAAACTGCGGTCGGGAAAGTAATCGTGAAATTCAGTGATCTACATCCACTTTTGTTAGGGAAACTGGGCGCAGAGTGCACGTGCAAGGCTGATCCATTTGCGATCAAAGGAAACAAGCCGTTGTTGATCGACTCGTCAAACGGGAAAGTTGATCTGAGAAACTACGACGAGTCCGACATTTATGTCGACTTGGACAAGAGCAGATCTGGAGATTCTTACGAGTCCTATGAAAACTATGAGTCGCAATCCTCAGAAGTTTTTTCTACAAAAGTTACTCCAGTTATTGCCGAATTTTACCACGGAAGGACAAAGACTCCGAAGATTCGAGTATCTACTTCAGGATACTTGCCTGCTTCTACCACTGCCTCATCACTTCGGGTATCTGCCAGTGACATAGAATCCTACTCAACGAGAGCTAGATCCCGGAGTGGAAAGAGTATCGGTACTTTCAGGTCAACCAATTCACCTTCACCGTCTGGGTCAGTCACGGAACCAACGAATGCCAACGATAGGGCTTCTGAAGATAGAATCGACTACGGAGAAGTGGGTGTTCTCGAACTGAATCCCGAAGGCAAGGCCGAGTGTGCTCGTCCTGGATTGTTCAGGCACCCCAAGCTCTGTAACAAATTCTACGCGTGTCATTGGGACAACTGGAAGAAGAAGTTCACGCTTCATATATTCAATTGTCCGATTCATTTGACATTTGACAACCGCGCTGGAGCTTGCAATTGGCCGACAAAGGGGCCAGCTTGTCAGGATAACAATCTATTGGTTTAA